A genomic region of Equus caballus isolate H_3958 breed thoroughbred chromosome 1, TB-T2T, whole genome shotgun sequence contains the following coding sequences:
- the SFXN2 gene encoding sideroflexin-2 isoform X3 yields MSKMEGDVSGFNIDAPRWDQRTFLGRVKHFFNITDPRTVLVPERELDWAKVMVEKSRMGVVPPGTQVEQLLYAKKLYDSAFHPDTGEKMNVIGRMSFQVPGGMIITGFMLQFYRTMPAVIFWQWVNQSFNALVNYTNRNAASPTSLRQMALSYISATTTAVATAVSMNMLTKKAPPLLGRWVPFAAVAAANCVNIPMMRQQELIEGICVKDRNDNEIGQSRRAAAIGITQVVISRITMAAPGMILLPVLMERLEKLCFMKLPPFISLE; encoded by the exons ATGAGCAAGATGGAAGGTGACGTGTCTGGCTTTAACATCGATGCCCCCCGTTGGGACCAGCGCACTTTCCTGGGGCGGGTGAAGCATTTCTTCAATATCACGGACCCCCGCACTGTCCTGGTACCAGAGCGGGAGCTGGACTGGGCCAAGGTGATGGTGGAGAAGAGTAG GATGGGGGTCGTGCCCCCAGGCACCCAAGTCGAGCAGCTGCTGTATGCCAAGAAGCTCTACGACTCGGCCTTCCACCCTGACACTGGGGAGAAGATGAACGTCATTGGGCGGATGTCCTTCCAGGTCCCTGGTGGCATGATCATCACCGGCTTCATGCTCCAGTTCTACAG GACGATGCCGGCGGTGATCTTCTGGCAGTGGGTGAACCAGTCCTTCAATGCCTTGGTCAACTACACCAACAGGAATGCAGCTTCCCCCACATCGCTCAG GCAGATGGCCCTTTCCTACATCTCAGCTACAACCACTGCCGTGGCCACTGCTGTTAGCatgaacatgttgacaaag AAAGCACCACCCCTGCTGGGCCGCTGGGTGCCTTTTGCTGCCGTGGCCGCAGCTAACTGTGTCAACATTCCAATGATGAGACAGCA GGAACTCATCGAGGGCATCTGTGTGAAGGACAGGAATGACAATGAGATTGGTCAGTCCCGG AGAGCTGCAGCCATAGGCATCACCCAAGTGGTTATTTCTCGGATCACCATGGCAGCCCCTGGCATGA TCTTGCTGCCAGTCCTCATGGAAAGGCTGGAGAAACTGTGTTTCATGAAG CTCCCACCCTTCATCTCACTCGAGTAG
- the SFXN2 gene encoding sideroflexin-2 isoform X2 encodes MSKMEGDVSGFNIDAPRWDQRTFLGRVKHFFNITDPRTVLVPERELDWAKVMVEKSRMGVVPPGTQVEQLLYAKKLYDSAFHPDTGEKMNVIGRMSFQVPGGMIITGFMLQFYRTMPAVIFWQWVNQSFNALVNYTNRNAASPTSLRQMALSYISATTTAVATAVSMNMLTKKAPPLLGRWVPFAAVAAANCVNIPMMRQQELIEGICVKDRNDNEIGQSRRAAAIGITQVVISRITMAAPGMILLPVLMERLEKLCFMKKARRTPFSPFRARTFMPPGF; translated from the exons ATGAGCAAGATGGAAGGTGACGTGTCTGGCTTTAACATCGATGCCCCCCGTTGGGACCAGCGCACTTTCCTGGGGCGGGTGAAGCATTTCTTCAATATCACGGACCCCCGCACTGTCCTGGTACCAGAGCGGGAGCTGGACTGGGCCAAGGTGATGGTGGAGAAGAGTAG GATGGGGGTCGTGCCCCCAGGCACCCAAGTCGAGCAGCTGCTGTATGCCAAGAAGCTCTACGACTCGGCCTTCCACCCTGACACTGGGGAGAAGATGAACGTCATTGGGCGGATGTCCTTCCAGGTCCCTGGTGGCATGATCATCACCGGCTTCATGCTCCAGTTCTACAG GACGATGCCGGCGGTGATCTTCTGGCAGTGGGTGAACCAGTCCTTCAATGCCTTGGTCAACTACACCAACAGGAATGCAGCTTCCCCCACATCGCTCAG GCAGATGGCCCTTTCCTACATCTCAGCTACAACCACTGCCGTGGCCACTGCTGTTAGCatgaacatgttgacaaag AAAGCACCACCCCTGCTGGGCCGCTGGGTGCCTTTTGCTGCCGTGGCCGCAGCTAACTGTGTCAACATTCCAATGATGAGACAGCA GGAACTCATCGAGGGCATCTGTGTGAAGGACAGGAATGACAATGAGATTGGTCAGTCCCGG AGAGCTGCAGCCATAGGCATCACCCAAGTGGTTATTTCTCGGATCACCATGGCAGCCCCTGGCATGA TCTTGCTGCCAGTCCTCATGGAAAGGCTGGAGAAACTGTGTTTCATGAAG AAAGCAAGGAGAACCCCCTTCTCCCCGTTCAGAGCCAGGACTTTCATGCCTCCGGGTTTCTAG
- the SFXN2 gene encoding sideroflexin-2 isoform X1 — protein MSKMEGDVSGFNIDAPRWDQRTFLGRVKHFFNITDPRTVLVPERELDWAKVMVEKSRMGVVPPGTQVEQLLYAKKLYDSAFHPDTGEKMNVIGRMSFQVPGGMIITGFMLQFYRTMPAVIFWQWVNQSFNALVNYTNRNAASPTSLRQMALSYISATTTAVATAVSMNMLTKKAPPLLGRWVPFAAVAAANCVNIPMMRQQELIEGICVKDRNDNEIGQSRRAAAIGITQVVISRITMAAPGMILLPVLMERLEKLCFMKKVKVLHAPLQVMLSGCFLIFMVPVACGLFPQKCELPVSYLEPELQDTIRAKYRELVPYVYFNKGL, from the exons ATGAGCAAGATGGAAGGTGACGTGTCTGGCTTTAACATCGATGCCCCCCGTTGGGACCAGCGCACTTTCCTGGGGCGGGTGAAGCATTTCTTCAATATCACGGACCCCCGCACTGTCCTGGTACCAGAGCGGGAGCTGGACTGGGCCAAGGTGATGGTGGAGAAGAGTAG GATGGGGGTCGTGCCCCCAGGCACCCAAGTCGAGCAGCTGCTGTATGCCAAGAAGCTCTACGACTCGGCCTTCCACCCTGACACTGGGGAGAAGATGAACGTCATTGGGCGGATGTCCTTCCAGGTCCCTGGTGGCATGATCATCACCGGCTTCATGCTCCAGTTCTACAG GACGATGCCGGCGGTGATCTTCTGGCAGTGGGTGAACCAGTCCTTCAATGCCTTGGTCAACTACACCAACAGGAATGCAGCTTCCCCCACATCGCTCAG GCAGATGGCCCTTTCCTACATCTCAGCTACAACCACTGCCGTGGCCACTGCTGTTAGCatgaacatgttgacaaag AAAGCACCACCCCTGCTGGGCCGCTGGGTGCCTTTTGCTGCCGTGGCCGCAGCTAACTGTGTCAACATTCCAATGATGAGACAGCA GGAACTCATCGAGGGCATCTGTGTGAAGGACAGGAATGACAATGAGATTGGTCAGTCCCGG AGAGCTGCAGCCATAGGCATCACCCAAGTGGTTATTTCTCGGATCACCATGGCAGCCCCTGGCATGA TCTTGCTGCCAGTCCTCATGGAAAGGCTGGAGAAACTGTGTTTCATGAAG AAAGTCAAGGTCCTGCATGCCCCATTGCAGGTTATGCTGTCTGGGTGCTT cCTCATCTTCATGGTGCCAGTGGCATGTGGGCTTTTCCCACAGAAATG tgAATTGCCAGTTTCCTACCTGGAACCAGAGCTCCAAGACACCATCAGGGCCAAGTATAGAGAACTCGTGCCTTATGTCTACTTCAATAAGGGTCTCTAA